Within Lagopus muta isolate bLagMut1 chromosome 1, bLagMut1 primary, whole genome shotgun sequence, the genomic segment CTTGCATAAGTAGACATGGAGATTTTTAGTTTAGAAAATGCTTATTATGAAGTCTGTTGTGAAGTCCTTTAATGGAACAACCCGTGTTTTTTGGAGAATGGAACCATAAGAAGCAGAGTGCGAGACATGATGACCTGGAGATAAACTTCCAAAACTGAACTGAGAAGTGAGACTAAGAAAGCAGATTGTGCTGATGAAGTCATTTGTCTGGGACTCGGTAGAGGACTTGAAGGACTCTATGGAAACTTTTGTAaagtcatggaatcacagaaccatagaatggcctggcttgaaaaggaccacagtgctcatccagttccaaccccctgctgtgtgcaggtcgccatccagcagcccaggctgcccagagtcacatccagcctggcctcgaatgcctgcagggatggggcatcacagcctctaCACAATCAGCAGAGTAATGCTGTGTAAGTGATCACAAAGCACAGGGAGGTTGACATTCACTGCGGTGGTGACCCAACTTTGACTGAATAAACCAGAAAACTCAGTCTGCTGGAATTCCTCCCTTTTACACCCTGGAGGTGCCCGAGGCTGTGCATGGGGCCACTGGGCAGCCcgagctggtggggggcacccagcccacagcaggggtggaAGCGGAGAGTCTttaaggtctcctccaacctcagccattctacGGCCCCGCGATTCCCCCTCCCTGTGGACGCAGCCCCACATCAGTCCCACAGCCCTGGGAGCCACACCGCCAGCGCAGGACCCTCCTGAGGGCAGCCTGCACCTCCTGGTTGCGGAGGCTGTAGATGAGGGGGTTCAGCGCAGGGGTGACGATGCAGAACAACGCCGACACCACGGCGCCGGCCAGCGGCGAGCCGTCGGTGCCGAGCCGGTTGTAGTTGAGGTTGGCCGTCACGAAGTAGAGCGTGACCACCAGCAGGTGGGCAGAGCAGGTGGAGAAAGCCTTGTGTCGGCCAGcggctgtgggcacggccagCATGGCCACCAGGATGCGCAGGTAGGAGCCGAGCACCAGCAGGAAGGGGCCGAAGCCCACGAAGACACTGGCGGTGTGCAGAGCCGCCTCGCTGGGCCGCGTgttgctgcaggcagccctgagcagcGGGGGGACGTCGCAGAAGAGGTGCTGCAGGTGAACGGCTCTGCAGAAGGACAGCCGGGaggccagcagtgtgtgcaccACCGAGTCCAGCGctccccacagccagcagcccgCAGCCATGGCCCGGCACGCAGCCCTCGGCATGGTGTGCGCGTAGTGCAGGGGGTGCACTATGGCTGCGTAGCGGTCGTAAGCCATGACTGCCAGCAATGCGCACTCGGCACCCGCGCAGCTCATCAGGAAGAAGGTCTGAGCCAGGCAGCCGCGGTAGGAGATGGCGGCCCGCGGGTGAAGGCTGTTGGCCAGGACCTTGGGCACCGTTGCTGTGGAGTAGCAGATGTCCAGCCAGGAGAGGTGGCTGAGGAAGAAATACATGGGGTTGTGGAGATGGGGGTCCAGGAGCACGAGGGCGAGTATTGCAGAGTTCCCCAGCAGCGTGACCAGGTATGTGGccaggaaaaggaggaagaggaaaggccGGCCATGGGAAAAGCTCAGCAGAAGGATCTCTGTCACCTGAGTCTGGTTCCCCCTGGCCATGGGGCAGCTGCGTTGGTCTGCAggcagaaaagagcagcagaaagaggTGGAGAGGGTAAAAAAATGACTACAGAGTATGGGTTTAACTGCTCGGATGGCTGTGGTCCTATCTCTGCAGTGACCAAAGGCTTCCCATGCCGATACTTTGCAGACAGTGGGATTTCACCGTCCAGGAAGATGCTGTTTGGTGCTGGCGATCTGACTGCAGGAGTCACACCAAGAAAACCGTGGCCAGTTTGCATCCAGACTAACTCACACATCCTGGGTCCTCCTGCCCATCAAACCCGCTGTCTCAAACACCCAGcacatctcttttcttcccatttgcACTCCTGCTCCCTTCCCTGCTTCCTGCACAACGCCACATCCTTCTCCAGATGCTATGGCCACAAGGCCTGCTCTCTGCCAGCTGCCAGGGATGTGCCATCACTTTGCACCAGCTAGAAGGGATTATTATTACTCTTTTTTCCATCCTGtctcttcctctgcctttttGGAGTGCTTTGCTTAGCAATAACCAGTACCAGAATACCCCAGGTTCCAGCTGAAGGAGGCTCACCACGCTGTGTTTGTAGAGCCACAACCAAATGGAGCTGTCAGGTTCTCTGCTGGCCTGGGATTCCTGACTTTCTTCCATACATCTGATTTCCGTCACCCTGACCCAAGGGTTTTGCTGACTGctctgtggagctgtgctgaccCTGTCCACACGAAAGGCTaagagacctggggctgttcagcctgaggaaaagagggctgagaggggatctgatcaatgttCACAAACCTCTAAAGGGAGGTGGAGGCACAcggatgaggccaggctcctCTCGGTGCCGAGCAGCCAGAGGACAAGGAGcaacaaactggaacataggaagttctgtgctAAGATGCAGAAGAACTGCTTTCCATTGGGGTGACAGAggagtggcacaggctgcacagagaggtggtggagtctcctgtgAGGACATCCACCTCTGAGACCATTACAGGGAACTGCTTTAGAAAAGGTTGGGCTCAGtgatctcctgaggtccctcccaacccctgTGGTTCTGAGATTCCATTTTCCAGCAGtgtttccagcagcagaagggaaccATGAGTTCCTCTGCAGGAGGGACCAGGAAGGATGGAGAGCTGCCTGTGAGGCTCTCCCTGTGCTGACAAACCTGAGCTGCATTGGGTGTGGAGGCACAGGGTTGCTGTGCAATCACAGGAAGGCAGACCCTAATTTCTCCACTGCGCTCTGGAGCGATGTAGCAGTCAGTGACATTTAAACCCTTCACCCCCAAACACCTTTTGTACAGGGGAGGGGAAACGCGGTCAGAAAATCTCCCCTTCCCCCACCAAGGAAGGTGCCTCACTTCACCTCGGTGCCCCTCCTGTCGCCCCAGTGTTTTGGGGTGCGTTGTACCACCCTCTGTTCTGCAGGAGGCCAGGCACGCTGTGCTCCCACCCCAAACACCAGATGCTCCTGCAGGAAGATGCAGCTCTCCCCTTGAATTTCTGCCAGCCCATTTGCACCCCAggtgagcacagcagagcctggaACGTGGGAGCGGGATCCTGAGCCCTTGGTGTGCTCTGTCCCTGTCTGATGGTTGGAGCTGGCAGCACCACAGGAGGAATTTCTCCCGATGAGGACTGGGTGGTTTTGCTGGAGGCAGCACCAGCCCCCACAGCCTGTCCAAATGCCTCAACCACCCTGAGCCCTGGGTGCCAGCACTCCAGTGCTGGCTCCACACCCACAGGCCATGGacaacctggtgtagggaacctgctttggcagggggttggactccatgatctctggaggtcccttccaacccctacaattctgtgactcttcCTGCAGCCTCAACTGTGTCCTGGGCAGGGCCTGGACAAGCATCTCCTTTCCACCAGTACGAGTCTGATCTCTACAGTTAAATTCCATTGGGTTTTGTCAGAAcagcatttcacatttttcctcaTTGCTTTCCTCCGAGGAGTTTCCTTCAAGATGTGATTTTGCAGAGGAGTTGCCTGGAGCTCCTTGTTATCTAGGCCAGCCCAGAAGCAAGGATAGGAGAGAGCTGGTATTTCCAGCTTGCACTGCCCAAGGCAGAACAAATGCCTCATCCTGTGAAAGCACTAATGGAACACTTTTCTCTAAAATGACTGATTTTtggctgaaaagaaaacagcagtgccTCATGCTGCTCTGTAGCAGCGAAGGGACTTCATTTGTTGCACCTTCATTCTGTTTGATTCACTGCTGGTACTCGTATTGCAGGAAAAAAGGGCGGCAATGGTTGATCCAGCTCTAAAATGGGCCAAAGCTGACTTGATTTATGCATGTTATGTTGGGTTAAGAGCAGGCACAATGCATCAGACCACACAACGTGGCCCCTCAGTGCAGGGTTTGGGGCCCATGTAACCCCTGCACAGAaccccagcaccagcccaggGGCAGCGTTCCTTCCTGGGCAGCTTCTGCTTAGAAAGGCACAAGGGAGGAGGGCTCTCCCACCACCAGCAAGCAGCTCCTGCCCACTGATTATTATGGGACAGCTGCGACCCAACCACCCTCATCCTCACGCTGCACAGACCCTGTGGGGTTTTTGCCCAGGGCACCAAGCCCGACACAGGAGCTAATTATTGCACTTTTAAATGAGATGCTTTAAATAGAAGGTTCAAATTGGAGAGAAAAGTTTTCTTGCCCACTGGGCTCCCTCCACAGGGGTGGCAGCGCCAGGCAGAAAGCCCAGAGCACCCCAATTTTCTGCCCTGTGTGTCTGTGTGACACAGGGTAAATGAGTAAATGAGGGTAAACGAGGCCCGGAGGGAGCTGTTAGAAGTTGGGTGCATCGCTCAGAACTTAACTTTGAAACTGTTTGCATTTGCACCAATCCATTGCATCATCACACAATGCAAGGGGAATGGAAAGCGGAGAACAGCCTTCCTGTCTTCAGGGTGTCCACACTCTGAGCCAAGAAAAGGTGCACACAAAGGTTTTGAGTGttagaaggggaaaaagctgAACAACTGAACAGTGCATGGTCAGTATGGAACGACTGAGCGACAGCAAGCTGTGCAAACCAAAATCCAACAGACATCACCAATTCCTTGACCTGCTTTGAAGAACAGCAATGAAACCCCTTCCCAGGCTCAGCCTAATGCTTCCTCCCATTCCTTAATCCCAATGCCCCACTGTGCTGTTGTTGCAGCAACAGAATCTGTAATGTTATGCTAAACCAGCATCTGGAAGTT encodes:
- the LOC125684151 gene encoding olfactory receptor 5V1-like, which gives rise to MARGNQTQVTEILLLSFSHGRPFLFLLFLATYLVTLLGNSAILALVLLDPHLHNPMYFFLSHLSWLDICYSTATVPKVLANSLHPRAAISYRGCLAQTFFLMSCAGAECALLAVMAYDRYAAIVHPLHYAHTMPRAACRAMAAGCWLWGALDSVVHTLLASRLSFCRAVHLQHLFCDVPPLLRAACSNTRPSEAALHTASVFVGFGPFLLVLGSYLRILVAMLAVPTAAGRHKAFSTCSAHLLVVTLYFVTANLNYNRLGTDGSPLAGAVVSALFCIVTPALNPLIYSLRNQEVQAALRRVLRWRCGSQGCGTDVGLRPQGGGIAGP